One segment of bacterium DNA contains the following:
- the mobB gene encoding molybdopterin-guanine dinucleotide biosynthesis protein B: protein MTFDTPPRDIQPPDVPPLIVPVVAFIAARSGTGKTTLMESVLKELTARGYRVGTVKHSAHRVRIDKEGSDSWRFSRAGAVNSVVVGDNKMAVMRPAPENAAGQAIRDAARNADIVLVEGFKEIDLPKIEVYRKDHSTELLAGRGAAESFGIIAVATDGDLHVDDVPVLPLNEPRVVCDFIVERFFKGG from the coding sequence ATGACCTTCGACACTCCACCCCGGGACATCCAGCCACCCGATGTTCCGCCGCTTATTGTTCCCGTAGTCGCGTTCATAGCGGCACGGTCCGGCACCGGCAAGACGACCCTCATGGAGTCGGTCCTCAAGGAGCTGACCGCGAGAGGATATCGCGTCGGCACAGTGAAACATTCCGCCCACCGTGTCCGGATTGACAAGGAGGGCAGCGATTCCTGGCGCTTTTCCAGGGCGGGGGCGGTCAACAGTGTCGTTGTCGGTGATAACAAGATGGCCGTCATGAGGCCCGCTCCTGAAAATGCCGCCGGACAGGCCATCCGGGACGCCGCCCGCAACGCCGATATCGTCCTGGTGGAAGGGTTCAAGGAGATCGATCTTCCGAAGATCGAGGTCTACAGAAAGGATCACAGCACCGAACTGCTGGCTGGCCGGGGTGCGGCGGAAAGCTTCGGGATCATCGCTGTGGCGACGGATGGTGATCTCCATGTCGATGATGTGCCGGTACTGCCCCTGAACGAACCTCGCGTGGTGTGTGATTTTATTGTGGAGCGTTTTTTCAAGGGCGGTTAA
- the uvrC gene encoding excinuclease ABC subunit UvrC, whose amino-acid sequence MKPALKDQLKHIPASPGVYIYRDKDCAVLYVGKAKNLNKRVRQYFTGTQGNRTGLFVPLIESIETIVAGTEKEALLLESALIKRYRPPFNVDLKDDKSYPCFRITVKERYPRFQITRRITRDGSLYFGPFTNAGAARKTLGWLERAFPLRRCRGVNPGGRGRPGRPCLDHQMGRCLGPCGGNVDPERYRKIVDELVEFLKGRGSRVVREMEARMNKASRDLRFEDAAFLRDRIQAVRTVLEKQDVVGDPGEDLDVLGFASSGEIGVLTCLFVRSGTLVGRSDTVVTGSVNRNQALDAFISRRYREGTMVPPRILLPEGIEFSSAHEEQLAEFAGRKIRIYTPVRGRGVRLVKLAEENARQALKENVTRTKAADTVSTEIGRALKLPAPPRRIECVDISHTAGKGTYGSIVAWESGSLVKEQYRLYKVGGDVAPGDDYAALAHVLQRRFAGSAADSLPDPDLLLIDGGRGQLARAGKVLSEQGADHVRLSSISKGKAAARKGQSRARDEVHLPDRINPVKFPAQSGALHLLQLLRDEAHRFALSTHRKSRAKGDLLSTLDGIDGVGPARRKALLGRFRSVEEIRAAPVEEIASVRGLNLSVAEKIKESLR is encoded by the coding sequence TTGAAACCCGCACTCAAGGACCAGCTCAAGCATATCCCCGCCTCACCCGGAGTCTACATTTACCGGGACAAGGACTGTGCGGTCCTTTACGTCGGCAAGGCCAAGAACCTGAATAAAAGAGTCCGCCAGTATTTCACCGGGACACAGGGCAACCGGACGGGGCTGTTCGTACCGCTTATCGAAAGCATCGAGACCATCGTCGCCGGCACCGAGAAAGAGGCCCTGCTCCTGGAAAGCGCTCTCATCAAGCGTTATCGCCCCCCCTTCAACGTGGATCTCAAGGACGACAAGAGTTACCCCTGCTTCAGGATCACTGTAAAGGAACGATACCCGAGGTTCCAGATCACCCGCAGGATCACCCGTGACGGCAGCCTCTATTTCGGCCCTTTCACGAACGCCGGGGCCGCCCGCAAAACCCTCGGATGGCTCGAGAGAGCGTTCCCCCTCAGGCGCTGCCGCGGAGTCAACCCCGGGGGCAGAGGGAGACCGGGTCGTCCGTGCCTCGACCACCAGATGGGACGCTGCCTTGGACCTTGCGGGGGGAATGTCGATCCCGAACGCTACCGGAAGATCGTGGACGAACTCGTGGAATTTTTAAAGGGCAGGGGATCCCGTGTCGTCAGGGAGATGGAGGCCCGGATGAACAAGGCCTCCCGTGATCTGCGGTTCGAGGATGCCGCTTTCCTGCGGGACCGGATCCAGGCTGTCAGAACGGTCCTGGAAAAACAGGATGTCGTGGGAGACCCGGGTGAAGACCTGGATGTCCTCGGATTCGCCTCTTCCGGTGAGATCGGTGTGCTGACCTGCCTTTTTGTTCGCTCGGGAACCCTGGTCGGACGGTCCGACACCGTGGTGACCGGCTCCGTGAACCGGAACCAGGCTCTGGACGCTTTCATATCGAGGCGCTACCGCGAGGGAACGATGGTTCCGCCCAGGATCCTCCTGCCGGAGGGGATCGAGTTCAGCTCTGCCCACGAAGAACAGCTTGCGGAATTCGCCGGGAGAAAGATCCGGATATACACGCCGGTAAGGGGCAGGGGAGTCCGGCTTGTTAAACTGGCGGAAGAGAACGCAAGGCAGGCCCTGAAAGAGAATGTCACCCGCACGAAGGCGGCTGATACAGTCAGTACCGAGATCGGACGGGCCCTGAAACTGCCTGCCCCCCCCCGAAGGATCGAATGCGTGGATATCTCCCATACAGCTGGGAAAGGTACCTACGGAAGTATCGTCGCCTGGGAAAGCGGTTCCCTGGTCAAGGAACAGTACCGGCTTTACAAGGTGGGTGGAGACGTAGCGCCCGGTGACGATTACGCCGCTCTTGCCCACGTCCTGCAGCGCCGTTTCGCCGGTTCCGCAGCCGATTCTCTTCCTGACCCGGATCTTCTTCTTATCGACGGGGGACGCGGTCAGCTGGCAAGGGCCGGGAAAGTTCTATCAGAGCAGGGAGCCGACCACGTCCGGCTGTCATCGATATCCAAGGGCAAGGCGGCCGCCAGGAAGGGGCAAAGCAGAGCCCGGGATGAGGTGCACCTGCCGGATCGCATCAACCCCGTCAAATTTCCCGCGCAATCGGGGGCTCTGCACCTTCTTCAGCTGCTGAGGGACGAAGCTCACCGGTTTGCCCTGTCAACCCACCGTAAAAGCAGGGCAAAGGGCGATCTTTTAAGCACCCTTGACGGGATCGACGGAGTCGGCCCGGCCAGGAGGAAAGCCCTGCTGGGCAGGTTCCGTTCTGTGGAGGAGATAAGGGCCGCACCGGTGGAGGAGATCGCCTCCGTTCGGGGATTGAACCTGTCAGTTGCCGAAAAGATCAAGGAGAGCCTCAGATGA